Proteins encoded by one window of Vampirovibrionales bacterium:
- the nadC gene encoding carboxylating nicotinate-nucleotide diphosphorylase, which yields MNNGIDRALLLEPLVRGALLEDLAQGDITTDNLPALAAQQAQATARARQPLTVSGLQTAALAFTLTDARLCVEPLCADGDTLAAGAALLRVSGPACGILRAERTALNFLQHLCGVATRTRQFADALAGTGARIADTRKTTPGLRLLEKQAVIDGGGAPHRYHLGMAAMLKDNHIAACGGIASAVAALRARLSHLAKIEVEADTLAQAREALEAGADAILLDNMSLEALREAVAMIGDRAIVEASGGITLENARAVAQTGVRLISTSALTLGAPAVDIGLDWG from the coding sequence ATGAACAACGGCATCGATCGCGCGCTCCTGCTGGAGCCCCTCGTCCGTGGGGCGCTTCTGGAAGATTTGGCGCAAGGCGATATCACCACGGATAACCTGCCCGCGCTGGCCGCTCAGCAGGCGCAGGCCACAGCGCGCGCCCGTCAGCCGTTGACTGTGTCCGGCTTGCAGACCGCTGCGCTGGCCTTTACCCTGACCGATGCGCGCCTGTGCGTCGAGCCCTTGTGCGCCGACGGCGATACGTTGGCAGCCGGGGCGGCGCTCCTGAGGGTGTCAGGTCCCGCCTGCGGGATTCTGCGCGCCGAGCGCACCGCGCTGAATTTTCTGCAACACCTGTGCGGCGTGGCCACGCGCACCCGACAGTTTGCCGATGCGCTCGCTGGCACGGGCGCCCGTATTGCCGATACGCGAAAAACCACCCCCGGCCTGCGTCTGCTGGAAAAACAAGCCGTCATCGACGGCGGCGGCGCCCCGCATCGGTACCATCTGGGAATGGCCGCCATGCTGAAAGATAATCACATTGCCGCTTGCGGCGGCATTGCCTCTGCCGTGGCCGCCTTGCGCGCGCGATTATCGCATCTGGCGAAGATCGAGGTCGAGGCCGACACGCTGGCCCAGGCCCGCGAGGCGCTCGAAGCGGGCGCCGACGCGATTCTACTGGATAACATGTCGCTGGAGGCCTTGCGCGAGGCGGTCGCGATGATTGGCGATCGCGCCATTGTCGAGGCCAGCGGCGGCATCACGCTGGAGAACGCGCGCGCGGTGGCGCAAACCGGCGTGCGCCTTATCTCCACCAGCGCGCTCACATTGGGCGCGCCGGCGGTCGATATCGGCCTGGACTGGGGCTAG
- the nadB gene encoding L-aspartate oxidase — protein sequence MPAEPEFLHTQTLIIGSGISGLFLALKLAAAGRRSLIVSKNALGENNSRYAQGGIAAFFADNADDSLDLHVRDTLAAGAGLCDPLAVREILADGADAIADLLSLGVPFDADAEGRLELTLEGGHSARRIIHAGGDATGQQVEMTLIDRVREHPLIEALAFCEATALLSDGRRCYGCDAHDFENQRSYRIFADAVVLATGGGGRLYSRSTNPPGATGNGFWLAYQAGAELRDMEFVQFHPTAFYQDGQARFLISEALRGEGGILRNALGEAFARRYHPAGELAPRDVVTRAIFEEIHRQEGRPQASDRVFLDMTHLPPDLLEKRFPSILKACLGFGVDLRTEWIPVAPAAHYMMGGARVDLTSGRSDVDGLYVVGESVWTGLHGANRLASNSLLECLVISRSAARAILAESPAAAGVLSEKSHLSLDLPPMTAPTFETPAELPDRLATLHRLMWEGVGVIRHEAGLREALAQIDALTRQAEEAQYERFIPLGADYTHQLGVCRLITEAALARRESRGAHYRADYPDTEATARHSRQAKNGAIAMAAVPV from the coding sequence ATGCCTGCGGAGCCCGAGTTTCTGCATACCCAGACGCTGATTATCGGCAGCGGCATTTCTGGCTTGTTTCTGGCGCTCAAGCTGGCCGCTGCGGGCCGTCGCTCGCTGATTGTCTCCAAAAACGCGCTGGGCGAAAACAACTCGCGGTACGCGCAAGGCGGCATTGCGGCGTTTTTCGCCGACAACGCTGACGATTCGCTGGATCTGCACGTGCGCGACACGCTCGCCGCCGGCGCAGGCCTGTGCGACCCGCTCGCCGTGCGCGAAATTCTCGCCGACGGGGCGGACGCCATCGCCGATTTACTCTCGCTGGGCGTGCCGTTTGACGCCGACGCCGAGGGCAGGCTCGAACTCACGCTGGAAGGCGGTCACAGCGCGCGCCGCATTATTCACGCGGGCGGCGACGCGACGGGTCAGCAAGTGGAAATGACCCTCATCGATCGCGTCCGCGAGCATCCGCTGATTGAGGCGCTGGCTTTTTGCGAGGCCACGGCCCTGCTGTCGGACGGACGCCGCTGCTACGGCTGCGACGCCCACGATTTTGAGAATCAACGCTCGTACCGAATCTTCGCCGACGCGGTCGTTCTGGCCACCGGCGGCGGCGGTCGGCTTTACAGTCGCTCGACGAATCCGCCGGGCGCAACCGGCAACGGCTTCTGGCTGGCCTATCAGGCGGGCGCTGAGCTGCGCGATATGGAATTCGTACAGTTTCACCCGACGGCATTCTATCAGGACGGACAGGCGCGCTTTCTGATCAGCGAAGCCCTGCGCGGAGAAGGCGGTATTTTACGCAACGCGCTTGGGGAGGCCTTCGCCAGGCGCTATCACCCGGCAGGCGAGCTGGCGCCGCGCGATGTCGTGACGCGCGCCATTTTCGAGGAGATTCATCGTCAGGAAGGCCGACCCCAGGCCAGCGACCGCGTGTTTCTGGACATGACGCATCTGCCGCCCGACTTACTGGAAAAACGCTTTCCGTCGATCCTGAAAGCCTGTCTGGGCTTTGGCGTGGACCTGCGCACCGAGTGGATTCCCGTCGCACCGGCGGCGCATTACATGATGGGCGGCGCGCGGGTCGATTTAACGTCAGGCCGCAGCGACGTCGACGGCCTCTACGTCGTAGGAGAAAGCGTCTGGACGGGCCTGCACGGCGCCAACCGCCTTGCAAGCAACTCGCTGCTCGAGTGCCTGGTGATCTCGCGATCAGCCGCCCGGGCGATTCTAGCCGAATCCCCCGCCGCAGCGGGCGTCTTATCAGAAAAATCTCACTTGTCGCTGGACTTGCCGCCAATGACCGCGCCGACGTTTGAGACGCCCGCTGAACTGCCGGACCGTCTGGCGACCCTGCATCGCCTGATGTGGGAAGGCGTTGGCGTGATTCGCCACGAGGCCGGTTTGCGCGAAGCCCTCGCCCAGATTGACGCGCTCACCCGGCAGGCTGAAGAAGCGCAATATGAGCGCTTTATTCCGCTGGGGGCCGATTATACCCATCAGTTAGGCGTCTGCCGACTCATTACGGAAGCCGCGCTGGCCCGCCGCGAGAGTCGCGGGGCGCATTACCGCGCCGATTACCCCGACACCGAGGCGACGGCGCGCCACAGCCGACAGGCGAAAAATGGCGCGATCGCCATGGCGGCCGTCCCGGTATGA
- the uppS gene encoding di-trans,poly-cis-decaprenylcistransferase: MTRLTAALNIRHVAVIMDGNRRWAKRRHLPTLAGHGEGVLAFKRIVEHAGAVGLQALTAYAFSTENWRRDPQEVSGLMGLFLKTIAAEVDRLATQNVRLRFIGDLAAFSPDLGDAMRASEAKTGQNNGLLLQVAVNYGGRAEIVAAARALAQRAAQGELSPQVIGEDDLSAALTTAGAPDPDLVIRTAGESRLSNFLLWQAAYAEFYASEALWPDFSPVELNRALLAYARRERRYGG; this comes from the coding sequence ATGACCCGGCTGACAGCCGCCCTGAATATTCGCCACGTCGCCGTCATTATGGATGGGAATCGACGATGGGCCAAGCGCCGCCATTTGCCGACGCTGGCCGGGCATGGCGAAGGCGTTCTGGCTTTTAAGCGCATCGTTGAGCATGCGGGCGCCGTCGGATTGCAGGCGCTGACGGCCTATGCGTTTTCCACCGAAAACTGGCGCCGCGACCCGCAGGAAGTCTCCGGCTTGATGGGCCTCTTTTTGAAGACCATTGCGGCAGAAGTCGATCGTCTGGCGACGCAGAACGTGAGATTACGCTTTATCGGCGATCTGGCGGCCTTTTCGCCCGATCTGGGCGATGCGATGCGCGCCAGTGAGGCCAAAACCGGGCAGAACAATGGGCTGTTGCTGCAAGTGGCCGTCAACTACGGCGGACGCGCGGAAATCGTCGCCGCCGCTCGCGCGCTGGCCCAACGCGCGGCGCAAGGCGAGCTGTCGCCGCAAGTCATCGGCGAAGACGACCTGAGCGCGGCGCTTACCACGGCCGGGGCGCCGGACCCGGATCTCGTCATCCGCACGGCGGGAGAATCCCGGCTGAGTAATTTTTTGCTCTGGCAGGCCGCTTATGCCGAATTCTACGCGAGTGAGGCGCTGTGGCCCGATTTCTCGCCGGTGGAATTGAATCGCGCGCTGCTGGCCTACGCCCGCCGGGAACGCCGCTACGGGGGATGA
- a CDS encoding glycosyltransferase produces the protein MSSPVRILHYYPDFGAQGGIERHIEQLTLALKARGRYEPLVACTADGPFLRRLQSQGVRVCGIQTAALFAKPNYRALDLASMTQLARLIRREKPQAAHVHIGQIENLLFKALGLPTAYTFHGYEKLYSLEQTPHAVTRAFKRAIRAGFRFSVDRLDAFCVVSRAERDRLAREGYLSSADRGMILPNGVTLEAFYPPNLAARVAAFESRWQIPANARCISFLNRLDANKNPLAYVRLAERLCAAFAEQPLFFPLAGEGPLSEEVARAVQASPFADRFRLLGFCDDVPALLARSAATVFTPLMEGFGLGALEAMAAGSPPVVYAVGGLPEIIGDAPDLSALLVAPDDEAALFDAVCQILALSGAEIEALRARLQQRAEGFSLSVMVDRVEALYDSILRRDRSVCP, from the coding sequence GTGTCCTCGCCCGTTCGCATCTTGCATTACTACCCAGATTTTGGCGCGCAGGGCGGCATTGAACGCCACATCGAGCAACTGACGCTTGCCCTGAAGGCGCGCGGACGCTATGAGCCTCTGGTCGCCTGTACGGCGGACGGACCGTTTTTGAGGCGTCTACAATCGCAGGGCGTACGCGTATGCGGCATCCAAACGGCGGCGCTCTTTGCCAAGCCCAACTATCGCGCGCTGGATCTGGCGAGTATGACGCAGCTTGCGCGCCTCATTCGCCGCGAGAAGCCGCAGGCGGCGCATGTGCATATCGGCCAGATTGAGAATCTGCTGTTTAAGGCCTTGGGGCTGCCCACGGCGTATACGTTTCATGGCTACGAAAAGCTCTATAGCCTGGAGCAAACGCCTCATGCGGTAACGCGCGCGTTTAAGCGGGCAATCCGCGCAGGATTTCGCTTTAGCGTGGATCGGCTGGACGCGTTTTGCGTCGTCAGCCGCGCCGAACGCGATCGCCTCGCGCGTGAAGGCTATCTGTCGAGCGCCGATCGCGGCATGATTCTGCCCAATGGCGTGACGCTGGAGGCGTTTTATCCGCCGAATCTGGCGGCGCGCGTGGCGGCGTTTGAATCTCGCTGGCAGATTCCGGCCAATGCGCGCTGCATCAGCTTTTTGAATCGCCTCGACGCGAATAAGAATCCGCTGGCCTATGTTCGGCTGGCCGAGCGCTTGTGCGCGGCTTTTGCTGAGCAGCCGCTGTTTTTTCCGCTGGCGGGCGAAGGGCCGTTGTCAGAGGAGGTCGCGCGGGCGGTTCAGGCGAGCCCGTTTGCCGATCGCTTCCGCCTGCTTGGATTTTGCGATGACGTGCCCGCTTTGTTGGCGCGCTCAGCGGCCACGGTCTTCACGCCGCTGATGGAAGGCTTTGGATTGGGCGCGCTGGAAGCGATGGCTGCCGGATCGCCGCCGGTCGTCTACGCAGTCGGCGGCCTGCCCGAAATCATCGGCGACGCCCCGGATTTGAGCGCGCTTCTGGTCGCGCCCGACGACGAGGCGGCCCTGTTTGACGCTGTTTGTCAGATTCTCGCCTTGTCTGGCGCCGAGATCGAGGCGCTCCGGGCGCGTTTGCAACAGCGCGCCGAGGGATTCTCCCTGTCGGTCATGGTTGACCGCGTGGAAGCCTTGTACGACTCTATTCTGCGTCGCGATCGATCGGTCTGTCCATGA
- a CDS encoding TIGR01212 family radical SAM protein (This family includes YhcC from E. coli K-12, an uncharacterized radical SAM protein.), giving the protein MDAPTPYYRSYRRYLQDTFGAKIYKVTLDAGFTCPNIDGAKGRGGCTFCDETGSSSRAQNPADSLTAQIQQNIERQRARFGAEKFIAYFQSHTNTYAPAARLKALYDEALAAHPDVMGLAISTRPDCVDADKLDLIASYQRPDRSISVEYGMQTIHDATLARLNRCETHADFLKAYEMTRARDLDHTIHVILGLPGESHADMMASADALAALDVRGVKIHLLVAMEKTQLAKEYAQGRWRPMEQAEYVETVCDFIERLPPHCVIHRVAGNGHHQHVVAPRWMMRKLEVMNAIDAVFRRRGTRQGAACRTPSPKA; this is encoded by the coding sequence ATGGACGCGCCGACGCCGTATTACCGCTCGTATCGCCGCTATCTTCAAGACACGTTCGGCGCCAAGATCTACAAAGTGACGCTCGACGCGGGTTTCACCTGTCCTAATATTGACGGGGCCAAGGGTCGCGGCGGCTGCACGTTCTGCGACGAGACCGGCTCGTCGTCGCGCGCGCAGAATCCCGCCGACAGCCTGACGGCACAGATTCAGCAAAACATCGAGCGGCAGCGCGCGCGATTCGGCGCGGAAAAATTCATCGCTTATTTTCAGTCGCATACCAACACCTATGCCCCCGCTGCGCGTCTGAAAGCTTTATACGACGAGGCGCTCGCGGCGCATCCTGACGTGATGGGGCTCGCTATTTCCACGCGGCCCGATTGCGTGGATGCGGACAAGCTCGATTTAATCGCTTCATACCAGCGCCCCGATCGCTCTATCTCTGTCGAATACGGCATGCAGACCATTCACGACGCGACGCTTGCGCGCCTGAATCGCTGCGAAACGCATGCGGACTTTCTCAAGGCCTATGAGATGACGCGCGCGCGCGATCTCGACCATACAATCCATGTAATTCTCGGCCTGCCCGGCGAATCCCATGCCGATATGATGGCGAGCGCGGATGCGCTGGCCGCGCTGGATGTTCGCGGCGTCAAGATTCACTTGCTGGTAGCGATGGAAAAGACCCAACTGGCAAAAGAATATGCCCAGGGCCGCTGGCGCCCCATGGAACAAGCCGAATACGTTGAAACCGTCTGCGATTTCATTGAACGCCTGCCCCCGCACTGCGTCATTCATCGCGTGGCAGGCAACGGGCATCATCAACACGTGGTCGCCCCGCGCTGGATGATGCGTAAACTGGAAGTCATGAACGCCATTGACGCCGTGTTTCGCCGACGCGGAACCCGTCAGGGCGCGGCCTGTCGCACGCCCTCGCCCAAGGCTTGA
- a CDS encoding J domain-containing protein gives MPPFKNHYATLDLPAFSGEEAVKSAYRRLARKFHPDLNNGDKSAEERFKAINEAYETLSSPDKRIKYDAALELTLKRRAPETPPPPKAAEKKQPPPPPPPQAAKKPPPSSSSSASSSSGSSKEKADTHTVGINELFENFLKKAAAPPPQAKAPRSSRPAAEPRRGEDISVETPIFPHEAESGVIKPVHAQHVETCRRCSGTGKLNGVSCPACGGEKSVSRTQKLEVRIPPGVKTGSKVRVAGEGGKGRDGGENGDLYLIIKVTADPGLRVEGADVYYTLSLSIPQAVLGAEIDVPTLDGLVKLSIPPRTPHGKTLRMKGRGAPNSGGRGDQLVTIAIAMPEKLSPKALALYQALADLRDG, from the coding sequence ATGCCGCCGTTCAAAAATCATTACGCCACCCTCGACTTGCCCGCCTTCTCGGGCGAAGAAGCCGTGAAATCTGCCTATCGACGTCTGGCGCGCAAGTTTCACCCGGATCTGAATAACGGCGATAAAAGCGCCGAGGAACGATTCAAGGCCATCAACGAGGCCTACGAAACGCTCAGCTCGCCCGATAAGCGCATCAAGTACGACGCCGCGCTGGAACTCACGCTGAAACGTCGCGCCCCTGAAACGCCGCCGCCTCCCAAAGCCGCCGAGAAAAAACAGCCGCCCCCCCCGCCGCCGCCTCAGGCGGCAAAAAAGCCGCCGCCGTCTTCCTCTTCTTCTGCGTCCTCCTCTTCGGGATCATCTAAAGAAAAGGCCGACACGCACACGGTCGGCATTAACGAACTCTTCGAGAACTTCCTGAAGAAGGCCGCCGCTCCGCCGCCGCAAGCCAAAGCCCCCAGGTCCTCGCGCCCCGCCGCAGAGCCCCGGCGCGGCGAGGATATTTCTGTCGAGACGCCGATTTTTCCGCACGAGGCCGAAAGCGGCGTGATCAAACCGGTGCATGCCCAACACGTCGAAACCTGCCGCCGATGCAGCGGCACCGGCAAGCTCAACGGCGTGAGCTGCCCGGCCTGCGGCGGCGAAAAATCCGTTTCGCGCACGCAAAAGCTCGAGGTTCGCATCCCGCCGGGGGTAAAAACCGGCTCCAAGGTCCGCGTCGCCGGTGAAGGCGGCAAGGGCCGCGACGGCGGCGAAAACGGCGATCTTTATCTAATCATCAAAGTCACAGCCGACCCCGGACTGCGCGTCGAGGGCGCGGATGTCTACTACACGCTGTCTCTCAGCATTCCCCAGGCGGTGCTGGGCGCAGAAATCGATGTTCCGACGCTGGACGGGCTGGTAAAGCTTTCTATTCCGCCGCGCACGCCGCACGGCAAAACGCTGCGCATGAAGGGCCGAGGCGCGCCTAACAGCGGCGGGCGCGGCGATCAGCTCGTCACCATTGCGATTGCCATGCCCGAGAAACTCTCGCCCAAGGCGCTCGCCTTATATCAGGCGCTGGCCGACCTGCGCGACGGCTAA
- a CDS encoding glycosyltransferase family 2 protein gives MSCAVNPSAAPDAAPPLVSVILPVYQGEATITQVVRSVLTQTYAHLELIVVDDGSTDATAQRLAAIADPRLRVIRQDNQGVAFARNNGFSQARGEYIAFIDADDRWLPEKLAVEMQTVEQHGQPLCIVYSRYYGVDDADRLINLSPSFTASGDALETILNNESVMLPSTALIHRQVYEAGGGFSKDCYHEDRSFFIRACRDFPAFPTQQRLTLYRQAMSGRCRRVLADYDAAIDAEFSIVSALQGALSEERLERLRRVQAKNLLYRFLMYGYMDYARRFYPRVDRSLLRADKKGRLALITMMTGINALSAARLCAQTVLRLALAPWWKTRLAQLNAIWQPSAGSADALKAISHAAV, from the coding sequence ATGTCTTGCGCTGTGAACCCGTCCGCCGCCCCTGACGCCGCGCCGCCGCTGGTGTCGGTGATTTTACCTGTGTATCAGGGCGAGGCGACTATCACCCAGGTCGTCCGCTCGGTGCTGACGCAGACATACGCGCATCTGGAACTGATTGTCGTCGATGACGGCTCGACGGACGCGACCGCCCAGCGTCTGGCCGCGATCGCCGATCCGCGCCTGCGCGTGATTCGGCAAGACAATCAGGGCGTCGCCTTTGCGCGAAATAACGGGTTTTCGCAGGCGCGGGGCGAGTACATCGCGTTTATCGACGCCGACGATCGCTGGCTGCCCGAAAAGCTCGCCGTCGAGATGCAGACTGTCGAACAGCACGGCCAGCCGCTTTGCATTGTCTATAGTCGCTATTACGGCGTTGACGACGCCGATCGCCTGATTAACCTGTCTCCCTCATTCACGGCCAGCGGCGATGCGCTGGAGACGATTCTCAACAACGAGAGCGTCATGCTGCCCAGTACGGCCTTGATTCATCGGCAGGTATATGAGGCCGGGGGCGGCTTCTCGAAAGATTGCTATCACGAGGATCGCTCGTTTTTTATCCGCGCCTGCCGCGATTTCCCCGCGTTTCCCACGCAACAGCGGCTGACGCTGTATCGTCAGGCGATGTCGGGCCGGTGTCGCCGCGTGCTGGCCGATTATGACGCCGCCATCGACGCGGAGTTCTCGATCGTCTCCGCGCTGCAAGGCGCGCTGAGCGAGGAGCGTCTGGAGCGGCTGCGGCGCGTTCAGGCAAAAAATCTCTTGTATCGATTCCTCATGTACGGTTACATGGACTACGCTCGTCGCTTTTACCCCCGCGTGGATCGCTCTCTCTTGAGAGCGGACAAAAAAGGCCGACTGGCGTTGATCACGATGATGACTGGCATCAATGCGCTAAGCGCCGCGAGACTTTGCGCTCAGACGGTCCTTCGTCTGGCCCTGGCCCCGTGGTGGAAAACCCGACTGGCGCAATTGAACGCCATCTGGCAGCCTTCTGCCGGATCTGCCGACGCTCTGAAGGCGATTTCCCATGCTGCTGTTTAA
- a CDS encoding NUDIX hydrolase, which produces MGEARIKVRAAAALIQDDRLLLARQNDRPFWVLPGGTLEPGESLAACVIRELREETGLIISVRRLLYLRDFRHPQRPALDAFFLADLCGGALAMTREENLNELGFFSRADVAAMCVEPQPVFERLLADWDAGFPDARASTVYLEG; this is translated from the coding sequence GTGGGCGAAGCCAGAATCAAGGTCCGGGCCGCAGCGGCGCTGATTCAGGACGACCGGCTGTTATTGGCGCGCCAGAACGATCGCCCGTTCTGGGTGTTGCCGGGCGGCACGCTGGAGCCGGGAGAAAGTCTGGCGGCTTGCGTCATCCGCGAGCTGCGCGAAGAAACGGGGCTGATCATCTCGGTGCGGCGCCTGCTGTATCTGCGGGATTTTCGCCATCCGCAGCGGCCCGCGCTGGACGCGTTCTTTCTGGCCGACCTCTGCGGCGGCGCGCTGGCAATGACGCGCGAGGAGAATCTCAACGAGCTGGGATTCTTCTCGCGCGCAGACGTTGCCGCCATGTGCGTCGAACCGCAGCCGGTCTTTGAGCGTCTGCTGGCGGACTGGGACGCGGGTTTCCCGGATGCGCGCGCCTCGACAGTTTATCTGGAAGGCTAA
- a CDS encoding ABC transporter substrate-binding protein, with protein sequence MKACAPPAPPFMAGLLALTLALPLTLAACKPPQQETAPDASPRVSVSIDRPIVEIPLKQEAFGLYAIREIAGVEYLISRDPVGQPGGTFLDASIGNGPKTFNPWVSKDGTSSSMGAKITSGLITIDPGSGGVIPWLAKSVETLPDRLTYRVTLRKGLRWSDGKPLTSSDVVFTWNEIIRPGLGNASLRDLVMLEGKFPEVRAIDPLTIEFKTAKPFAPFIRRLGYEIAPEHYFGPIVRKGGEKAFNAAWGNDEAAQHPERFISSGMWVLERYEPSMQRVTFKRNPYFAMRDANGAPLPYLERYVTSFVSDSNNLVLSFEQGKMDVYGVDPQYVAHVRRLKRPGFTMYNLGPSEGKQFLMFNLSARPDPTTGRPANDPVRARWFAQQGFRQAVDWAINRSDIASNIFKGLAQPSFTAESLASPFLNETLAQGHPQDLQKARQLLQSAGFHWDASGKLQDAQNHPVVFELITNVGNELREAMGNSIVGDLAELGIQAQLKPIDFNVLTTRLDSGQWDAVILGLGGGSPLEPHDGVNVWRSDGALHMFNQRIKNPKTGKIDLADRFPWEKEIDDLFEKGAQTIDPAERKSIYNRYQQIVADQVPFIYLVSPYRFIAVRDRLQNVRPTPLGGIEHNLESIWIQPQADAATGEGQAR encoded by the coding sequence ATGAAAGCATGTGCGCCCCCCGCCCCCCCCTTCATGGCGGGACTGCTGGCCCTGACGCTCGCCCTGCCCCTGACGCTGGCCGCTTGCAAGCCGCCTCAACAAGAGACCGCCCCCGACGCGTCGCCGCGCGTCAGCGTGTCAATCGATCGTCCCATCGTTGAGATTCCCCTCAAGCAGGAGGCCTTCGGCCTGTACGCCATTCGCGAAATCGCAGGCGTCGAATATCTGATTTCACGCGATCCCGTGGGCCAGCCGGGCGGGACGTTTCTGGACGCGTCGATCGGCAACGGCCCCAAGACGTTTAATCCGTGGGTCAGCAAAGACGGCACGTCCTCGAGCATGGGCGCCAAGATCACGTCGGGGCTTATTACCATCGATCCCGGCAGCGGCGGCGTGATTCCGTGGCTGGCCAAGTCGGTCGAGACCCTGCCCGATCGCCTCACGTATCGCGTCACCCTGCGCAAAGGGCTGCGCTGGTCGGACGGCAAGCCGCTCACATCGAGCGACGTGGTTTTTACCTGGAACGAGATCATCCGCCCGGGTCTGGGCAACGCGAGCTTGCGCGATCTGGTGATGCTCGAAGGCAAATTCCCCGAAGTCCGGGCGATTGATCCGCTGACGATTGAGTTTAAGACCGCGAAACCCTTTGCGCCGTTTATCCGCCGACTCGGCTATGAAATCGCGCCCGAGCATTACTTTGGCCCGATTGTGCGCAAGGGCGGCGAAAAGGCCTTTAACGCCGCATGGGGCAACGACGAGGCCGCCCAGCATCCGGAACGCTTTATTTCGTCGGGCATGTGGGTGCTGGAGCGCTACGAGCCCAGTATGCAGCGCGTGACGTTCAAGCGGAATCCGTATTTCGCTATGCGTGACGCCAATGGTGCGCCGCTGCCTTATCTTGAGCGCTATGTCACCAGTTTTGTCTCAGACAGCAACAACCTCGTCCTGAGCTTTGAGCAGGGCAAGATGGACGTCTACGGGGTGGATCCGCAGTATGTCGCCCATGTGCGCCGCTTAAAACGCCCCGGCTTTACGATGTACAATCTGGGCCCCAGCGAAGGCAAGCAGTTTCTGATGTTCAACCTCAGCGCGCGGCCCGATCCCACGACCGGCCGCCCGGCGAACGATCCCGTTCGCGCGCGCTGGTTTGCGCAACAGGGGTTTCGCCAGGCCGTTGACTGGGCGATTAATCGCAGCGATATCGCCAGTAATATCTTTAAGGGATTGGCGCAGCCGTCATTTACGGCCGAATCGCTCGCCTCGCCTTTTCTCAACGAAACGCTCGCGCAAGGCCACCCGCAGGATCTCCAAAAGGCCCGGCAATTGCTGCAATCCGCCGGATTCCACTGGGATGCGTCGGGCAAGCTGCAAGACGCGCAGAATCATCCGGTCGTCTTTGAGCTGATCACCAACGTCGGCAACGAGCTGCGCGAGGCCATGGGCAACAGCATCGTGGGCGATCTGGCGGAATTAGGCATTCAGGCGCAGTTAAAACCGATTGATTTCAACGTGCTGACCACCCGACTGGATTCCGGCCAGTGGGATGCGGTGATTCTGGGGCTGGGCGGCGGCAGTCCGCTGGAGCCGCACGATGGCGTCAACGTCTGGCGCAGCGACGGGGCCCTGCACATGTTTAATCAGCGCATCAAGAACCCGAAAACCGGCAAAATTGACCTCGCCGACCGCTTCCCGTGGGAAAAAGAAATCGACGACCTGTTTGAAAAAGGCGCGCAGACCATCGATCCCGCAGAGCGAAAATCCATTTACAACCGCTATCAGCAAATCGTCGCCGATCAGGTCCCGTTTATTTATCTGGTGTCGCCGTATCGCTTTATCGCCGTGCGCGATCGGCTCCAGAACGTCCGGCCCACGCCGCTGGGCGGGATTGAGCATAATCTGGAATCCATCTGGATTCAGCCGCAGGCCGACGCCGCCACGGGTGAAGGTCAGGCGCGCTAG
- a CDS encoding polysaccharide deacetylase family protein — MLLFNFHYVEPVAARPERRHITITPQGLAWFIRTLRMLGFRFVSIGEALQAASPEALGPKSAMITFDDGYENLARHALPVLQALNCPALLFVLAGKPGGSNDWDQGHVPDSQRDRLMTFEQMRSLGESQVITFGSHGLLHRSLPSLQEDALDEELNQSYARLSAELGESFAPVFAYPWGDVSPEVLDFMAKTPYRMAFTTEKRRWTSTDSPYAIPRHSVYFRDGNPLILTAKLARHGLLMG, encoded by the coding sequence ATGCTGCTGTTTAACTTCCATTACGTCGAACCCGTCGCGGCACGGCCCGAGCGACGCCATATCACCATTACGCCGCAAGGGCTGGCGTGGTTCATCCGCACGCTGCGCATGCTGGGATTCCGCTTCGTTTCCATCGGCGAGGCGCTGCAGGCCGCGTCTCCCGAAGCCCTCGGCCCCAAAAGCGCCATGATTACCTTTGACGACGGCTACGAGAATCTCGCGCGTCACGCCTTGCCGGTTCTCCAAGCCCTCAACTGCCCGGCGCTGCTCTTTGTCCTGGCCGGAAAGCCCGGCGGTTCCAACGATTGGGATCAGGGCCATGTGCCCGATTCGCAGCGCGATCGCCTGATGACGTTTGAACAAATGCGCTCGCTGGGCGAATCTCAGGTCATTACCTTTGGCAGTCATGGCTTGCTGCACCGCTCCTTGCCATCGTTACAGGAAGACGCGCTTGACGAAGAGCTGAACCAGTCTTACGCGCGCCTGAGCGCCGAACTGGGCGAGTCCTTTGCGCCGGTGTTTGCGTATCCGTGGGGAGACGTGTCGCCCGAGGTGCTGGACTTTATGGCGAAAACCCCTTACCGCATGGCCTTCACCACCGAGAAGCGCCGCTGGACCTCGACGGATTCGCCCTATGCGATTCCGCGCCATTCGGTTTATTTTCGCGACGGCAACCCGCTGATTCTGACCGCCAAGCTGGCCCGCCATGGGCTGCTGATGGGCTAA